The following are encoded in a window of Ignicoccus islandicus DSM 13165 genomic DNA:
- a CDS encoding methanogen output domain 1-containing protein, with translation MEREKIKDEFISMFEAFMFEIVPEKLRKFFGEGALIALMYDIVKDASKKTITRYAPRNVVEAIEYALKLQQTVFGDFEFQIRELGGKVCVEVIKCPHQKYVDGAPYRCVPCIAMIAGAIESTGKRVQVNYFGRKVGAREPHVVIKIEKHKPLGHDRCLLEVLVSEDAGSE, from the coding sequence ATGGAAAGAGAAAAGATTAAGGACGAATTCATATCTATGTTCGAAGCCTTTATGTTTGAAATAGTACCAGAGAAGTTGAGGAAGTTTTTCGGTGAGGGAGCTCTCATCGCTCTAATGTACGATATAGTTAAAGATGCGTCTAAGAAGACGATAACCCGTTACGCACCGAGGAACGTGGTTGAGGCGATAGAGTACGCTTTAAAGCTTCAGCAAACGGTCTTCGGTGACTTCGAATTCCAAATTAGAGAACTAGGAGGGAAGGTCTGCGTTGAAGTAATCAAGTGCCCTCACCAGAAGTACGTCGATGGAGCACCGTATAGGTGCGTTCCGTGTATAGCCATGATAGCTGGAGCGATCGAATCTACTGGAAAGAGGGTTCAAGTGAATTACTTCGGTAGGAAAGTGGGGGCTAGGGAGCCGCACGTTGTAATAAAGATCGAAAAACACAAGCCGTTAGGTCACGATAGGTGCTTACTAGAGGTTCTAGTGTCCGAAGACGCTGGTTCCGAGTAG
- a CDS encoding VIT1/CCC1 transporter family protein, producing MTGAAYVQAKHDPEVKAPLSAGVTGLSYLLSVILLALPYFLIHNIWAAFAASLLIALIILGGFIYYSSVINEKDFKREYLETVTLLMITAFGSYVFGTVMEGLLGTSVFGH from the coding sequence ATGACCGGAGCAGCTTACGTCCAAGCTAAGCACGATCCGGAAGTCAAGGCGCCCTTGAGCGCCGGCGTCACTGGCCTCTCATACCTATTGTCAGTTATACTATTGGCCCTACCATATTTCCTTATACATAACATTTGGGCGGCCTTCGCAGCCTCTCTATTAATAGCGTTGATTATCCTAGGAGGTTTCATATACTATAGCTCAGTTATAAATGAGAAAGACTTCAAGAGGGAGTACTTAGAGACCGTAACGTTGCTGATGATAACGGCGTTCGGAAGCTACGTCTTCGGAACCGTAATGGAGGGTCTACTCGGAACCAGCGTCTTCGGACACTAG
- a CDS encoding ferritin family protein, whose product MSSAQLSLEEIGKEMCREEWESYTIYSYLASLEKNKENAEKLKRIAEQERKHFEFWRKISRCEPPKVDLKKVKLIAKLLGVQFVLKKMELSEKNAVECYKKIKEMIKDEQLRKELEEILEEEMEHERALMSEVEDPRVKYLGYVALGLADAVVEVTGVHAGFLGATAKHRASGISWSDSGLLRLPLNDRSSLRPS is encoded by the coding sequence ATGAGTTCAGCTCAACTTTCGCTAGAGGAAATAGGCAAGGAAATGTGTAGAGAGGAATGGGAGTCCTATACTATCTACAGCTACCTAGCTTCCCTCGAGAAAAACAAGGAGAACGCTGAGAAGTTGAAGAGGATAGCTGAACAAGAGAGGAAACACTTCGAGTTTTGGAGGAAAATAAGTAGGTGTGAACCTCCCAAGGTGGATCTAAAGAAAGTTAAACTAATCGCTAAGTTATTAGGCGTCCAATTCGTCTTAAAGAAAATGGAGTTATCGGAAAAGAACGCAGTCGAATGCTATAAGAAGATAAAGGAAATGATAAAGGACGAGCAGTTGAGAAAGGAACTCGAGGAAATACTGGAGGAGGAAATGGAACACGAACGGGCCCTAATGAGCGAAGTGGAGGACCCTAGGGTTAAGTACCTAGGTTACGTTGCCCTGGGCCTCGCCGATGCCGTAGTAGAGGTCACTGGAGTACACGCCGGCTTCCTCGGCGCTACAGCTAAACACCGTGCTAGCGGGATTAGCTGGTCTGATAGTGGGCTTCTCCGCCTCCCTCTCAATGACCGGAGCAGCTTACGTCCAAGCTAA
- a CDS encoding TatD family hydrolase, translating into MVPIADGHTHSNPVKGLGMEKIAPKFREEGGWFVAIVGLSPWHYGLEATFEGYEKALEITVRECEKARKAGLKASCLFGFHPADVDKFMGRMQPHEVLELGLKVLELVEKGLREGKLDGIGEVGRQHYKTHPISVVIAEKIMDRAFQISKDFDAVVHLHLEQGGKVSVIDIKERIERYGTNSDRIVMHHLRGKTLRYAIEEGVRCTVPGVKGLLENVVSLPPEYIIESDHIDDPKRPGIVVYPWEMARNQKELLENGLVEEDYLYRVNVENVVKVFKVEPPT; encoded by the coding sequence ATGGTACCTATTGCGGACGGCCACACGCATTCCAATCCAGTCAAGGGTTTAGGTATGGAGAAGATAGCTCCTAAGTTCAGGGAAGAAGGCGGATGGTTCGTTGCAATAGTGGGGTTGAGTCCGTGGCACTACGGGTTGGAAGCAACCTTTGAGGGATACGAGAAGGCGCTTGAGATTACTGTAAGGGAGTGCGAGAAGGCGAGGAAAGCCGGCTTGAAGGCATCGTGCCTCTTCGGCTTCCATCCAGCTGACGTGGATAAGTTCATGGGTAGAATGCAGCCCCACGAGGTACTGGAACTCGGCCTAAAGGTCCTCGAACTAGTCGAGAAGGGGTTAAGGGAAGGCAAGCTCGATGGGATAGGCGAGGTTGGGAGACAACACTACAAGACCCATCCGATCTCTGTCGTAATAGCAGAGAAAATAATGGATAGGGCGTTCCAAATCTCAAAGGACTTCGATGCCGTGGTTCATTTACATTTGGAGCAAGGCGGTAAGGTAAGCGTGATCGATATAAAAGAACGAATTGAAAGATACGGTACCAATTCAGATAGAATAGTAATGCATCACTTGAGGGGCAAGACGCTTAGGTACGCTATCGAAGAGGGAGTTAGGTGCACTGTCCCGGGAGTTAAAGGTCTTTTAGAGAACGTCGTCTCCTTGCCTCCAGAGTATATCATTGAGAGCGACCACATAGACGATCCGAAGAGGCCGGGAATAGTAGTCTACCCATGGGAGATGGCAAGGAACCAAAAAGAACTCTTAGAGAACGGCTTGGTTGAGGAGGACTACCTATATAGAGTTAATGTAGAGAACGTGGTCAAGGTCTTTAAGGTGGAGCCACCTACGTGA
- a CDS encoding ABC transporter ATP-binding protein has translation MKEILVFNKVSKRYLDRYVLKDFDMVVEEGEVIRLEGPNGSGKTTILKIASGIERPSSGEVLVDGEPPWSLNAKRKLGVVMHFNMTYDELTVRENLELFSKLYGVSMERATRLCKEVGLDKRSMQKAMELSFGWRKRLELVRALLHSPKVLLLDEPFVGLDAPGKEALLNLLKEEVERGTAIIYTAPVGQLDRVTEGERVVTLVSQPSQ, from the coding sequence ATGAAGGAGATACTGGTCTTCAACAAAGTCTCTAAAAGGTACTTAGATAGATACGTCTTGAAAGACTTCGATATGGTAGTTGAAGAAGGGGAAGTAATTAGGCTGGAAGGACCTAACGGTTCCGGCAAAACCACAATACTCAAGATAGCCTCTGGAATAGAGAGGCCTAGCAGCGGGGAAGTCTTAGTAGACGGCGAACCGCCTTGGAGCCTCAACGCTAAGAGGAAATTGGGAGTGGTAATGCATTTCAATATGACCTACGACGAGTTAACAGTAAGGGAGAACTTGGAACTCTTTTCGAAGCTCTACGGCGTTTCTATGGAGAGAGCTACGAGGCTTTGCAAGGAGGTAGGTCTAGACAAGAGAAGTATGCAGAAAGCAATGGAATTGAGTTTCGGTTGGAGGAAGAGGTTAGAACTAGTCAGGGCGCTCCTCCATTCGCCTAAGGTACTCCTCTTGGACGAACCATTCGTTGGGCTAGACGCTCCGGGTAAGGAGGCCCTCCTCAATCTCTTAAAGGAAGAGGTTGAGAGAGGAACTGCAATTATCTACACTGCCCCCGTGGGTCAACTCGATAGGGTAACGGAGGGGGAAAGAGTCGTTACCCTAGTTTCTCAACCTTCTCAATAA
- a CDS encoding class I SAM-dependent methyltransferase has protein sequence MHYYKKGKGGRPIEIVLEARGVRLVLTTPPGLFSSSQIDLGTRLLIEWMEIPDKGKLLDIGCGYGPIGLFAKAFNPQLDVYMVDVNPQAVKASRRNAERNGLEVTVLQGNLYEPTDALGLREFSTIVSNPPLAAGKEVVESVIRGAPERLAKGGSLQMVFAKGGERAEELFKELFREVEVKRKKGYALVRGYL, from the coding sequence TTGCATTACTATAAAAAGGGAAAAGGCGGGAGACCGATAGAGATAGTATTGGAAGCTAGGGGAGTGAGGCTAGTACTAACCACACCACCGGGCCTCTTCTCCAGTTCCCAAATAGATTTGGGAACTAGGTTACTGATAGAGTGGATGGAAATACCGGACAAGGGGAAGCTTCTCGATATAGGTTGCGGTTACGGGCCAATAGGGCTCTTCGCTAAGGCATTCAACCCTCAACTAGACGTATACATGGTGGACGTGAACCCCCAAGCAGTGAAGGCCAGCAGGAGGAACGCTGAGAGAAACGGTTTAGAGGTAACGGTCTTGCAAGGAAACCTATACGAGCCAACGGATGCCTTAGGCTTGAGGGAATTTTCAACTATAGTAAGTAACCCGCCGCTCGCGGCAGGCAAAGAGGTAGTTGAGAGCGTAATTAGGGGCGCTCCGGAGAGGCTGGCTAAGGGCGGATCGCTTCAAATGGTTTTCGCTAAAGGCGGTGAACGGGCAGAGGAACTCTTCAAAGAGCTCTTCAGAGAAGTCGAGGTGAAGAGAAAGAAGGGATACGCCCTCGTAAGGGGCTACCTTTAG
- the speE gene encoding polyamine aminopropyltransferase — translation MYKVPLKTFNWFIEVQTPCSAHMHGIEEVYYKGRSQYQEIVVAKLCNVGKALILDGKIQSSEYDEWIYHESLVHPVMIAHPNPKRVAILGGGEGATLREVLKYDVEKVVMVDLDREVVEVAKKFLPEWHKGAFDDPRTELVIKDGRKFLEETEPGSFDVIILDLVDPFEGGPAAKLYTKEFYQLVKRALREGGIMVTQATSTSYTLKMFSVIYRTVKEVFANANGYHSFIQAFDSTWGFVWGSDAINLNELKPEEVDSRIKARVRGELRYYDGLTHLSMTNLPKHVRKAMESETIVSTDEKPFLLEV, via the coding sequence TTGTATAAGGTACCATTAAAGACTTTCAACTGGTTCATAGAGGTTCAAACGCCTTGTTCAGCTCACATGCACGGAATAGAAGAAGTTTACTATAAAGGCAGGAGTCAGTACCAAGAGATAGTCGTAGCGAAGCTCTGCAACGTCGGGAAGGCCCTCATATTAGACGGCAAAATTCAATCGAGCGAATACGACGAATGGATTTATCATGAGAGCTTAGTTCATCCAGTAATGATCGCTCACCCCAATCCCAAGAGAGTCGCTATACTGGGAGGTGGCGAGGGCGCTACGCTAAGGGAAGTGTTAAAGTACGATGTAGAGAAAGTTGTAATGGTTGACTTGGATAGGGAGGTGGTAGAGGTAGCTAAGAAGTTCTTGCCGGAATGGCACAAGGGCGCCTTCGATGATCCGAGGACGGAATTAGTAATAAAGGACGGTAGGAAGTTCTTGGAAGAAACGGAGCCCGGGTCATTCGACGTAATTATACTTGATCTCGTCGATCCGTTCGAAGGTGGACCAGCCGCTAAGCTGTACACAAAGGAGTTCTATCAGCTAGTAAAGAGGGCTCTCAGGGAAGGAGGTATAATGGTTACGCAAGCAACTTCAACGTCCTATACGCTCAAGATGTTCTCAGTAATATATAGAACAGTAAAGGAAGTGTTCGCTAATGCTAACGGCTACCATTCCTTCATTCAAGCCTTCGATAGCACTTGGGGCTTCGTGTGGGGTTCCGATGCGATTAATCTAAACGAACTGAAGCCGGAAGAGGTAGATTCAAGGATAAAGGCAAGGGTTAGAGGAGAGTTGAGGTACTACGACGGTTTGACTCACCTGAGCATGACCAACTTACCTAAGCATGTCAGGAAAGCTATGGAAAGTGAGACCATTGTTAGTACCGATGAGAAACCCTTCCTTCTAGAAGTTTAG
- a CDS encoding RuvB-like helicase produces the protein MVVIEEIPKTSKGEVRVGFHTHIRGLGLDEKGRAKKVADGLVGQEEAREALGLVVEMVREGRMAGRGVLIVGPPGTGKTALAIALAKELGEDTPFVALGGSEIMGSPRKSEVLMQAMRRAIGIRIKEKRKVYEGVVKNLKFKMVRHPYNPYVKVPREAIITLETEDDEKELRADEEIAYQLLQLGIRRGDVIAIDADTGRVYKIGRAKSKEEESSGIKLIKETELPKGPVFKETEVVHTLTLHDLDTYYAAQQAPLSLLAGFGPESVSDEVRKQVDKLVSEWLKEGKGELVPGVLFIDDAHMLDLEVFSFLSRAMEKEFAPIIVLATNRGMAKIRGTDEVAPHGMPLDMLDRLLIVRTRPYTRDEIEEIVRIRAEEEGVKLSEDAVKKLGEIGEQRSLRYAIHLMQPARIVAHRKGREEVKAEDVEEVEKKFVDVKDSVRYVEELKDKFL, from the coding sequence ATAGTGGTAATTGAGGAAATACCAAAGACGAGTAAGGGCGAAGTAAGGGTTGGCTTCCATACTCATATAAGAGGTTTGGGTCTTGATGAGAAAGGCAGGGCGAAGAAGGTAGCAGACGGGCTAGTGGGTCAAGAGGAGGCAAGGGAAGCTCTAGGACTAGTCGTTGAGATGGTAAGAGAAGGAAGAATGGCCGGTAGGGGCGTTCTGATAGTTGGTCCGCCTGGAACCGGTAAGACGGCGCTTGCAATAGCGTTAGCGAAGGAGCTCGGCGAAGACACGCCTTTCGTTGCTCTAGGCGGTTCCGAAATAATGGGTAGTCCAAGGAAGAGCGAGGTCTTGATGCAAGCAATGAGGAGGGCAATAGGAATAAGAATAAAGGAAAAGAGAAAGGTGTATGAAGGCGTAGTAAAGAACTTGAAGTTCAAAATGGTAAGGCATCCCTACAACCCCTACGTTAAGGTGCCTAGGGAAGCTATCATTACTCTCGAAACAGAGGACGACGAAAAGGAGCTGAGGGCTGATGAAGAAATAGCGTACCAACTTCTGCAATTGGGCATTAGGAGGGGAGACGTGATAGCCATAGACGCGGATACCGGAAGAGTCTACAAAATAGGGAGAGCTAAAAGCAAAGAGGAGGAGAGTAGTGGGATAAAGCTAATAAAAGAGACTGAGCTACCGAAGGGTCCCGTGTTCAAAGAAACGGAAGTCGTTCACACCTTAACTCTTCACGATTTAGACACTTACTACGCTGCTCAACAAGCCCCGCTCAGCTTACTTGCCGGCTTCGGTCCGGAGAGCGTTAGCGACGAAGTGAGGAAGCAAGTTGATAAGTTAGTGAGCGAGTGGTTAAAGGAAGGCAAGGGCGAGCTAGTGCCCGGCGTCCTCTTCATCGATGACGCCCACATGCTCGATCTCGAGGTATTCAGCTTCCTATCAAGAGCGATGGAAAAGGAGTTCGCGCCAATAATAGTATTGGCAACTAACAGAGGCATGGCCAAAATAAGGGGTACAGACGAAGTAGCTCCCCACGGAATGCCTCTGGACATGTTGGACAGATTGTTAATAGTTAGAACTAGGCCTTACACGAGGGACGAGATCGAAGAAATAGTTAGAATAAGAGCTGAAGAGGAAGGAGTGAAGTTGAGTGAAGACGCAGTAAAGAAGCTAGGTGAAATAGGCGAACAGAGGAGCTTGAGGTACGCGATACACCTCATGCAGCCAGCCAGAATAGTTGCTCATAGGAAGGGAAGGGAAGAAGTAAAGGCTGAAGACGTTGAGGAAGTCGAGAAGAAGTTCGTGGACGTAAAGGACAGCGTAAGGTACGTCGAAGAACTAAAAGATAAGTTCCTCTAA
- a CDS encoding type II toxin-antitoxin system VapC family toxin — MQNKRYMIDTNVFISAFKSGYTTTTELLLKLLLDPEVELIVDDVLLKEYEKWFKILSTRLPRIREQAEHLYSLIKDKAKLERPSNDDVNRVKQYFPETESADIYHAATCLKAHCILITNDKDFQNLRRAKIVEIWTITEAVRKLLK, encoded by the coding sequence TTGCAAAACAAAAGATACATGATTGACACAAATGTCTTTATATCGGCATTCAAATCAGGTTACACGACAACAACAGAACTCCTCCTAAAATTACTACTAGACCCCGAGGTTGAACTAATTGTAGATGATGTACTCCTCAAAGAATATGAGAAGTGGTTTAAAATACTATCTACTAGACTCCCCAGAATACGCGAACAAGCGGAACACCTATACTCACTGATAAAAGATAAGGCCAAATTAGAGCGCCCGAGCAACGACGACGTTAATAGGGTTAAACAATATTTCCCGGAGACAGAGAGCGCAGACATATACCACGCTGCAACATGCCTCAAAGCACACTGCATCCTAATAACTAATGACAAAGACTTCCAAAACCTAAGAAGGGCTAAAATAGTAGAAATATGGACTATAACTGAAGCAGTAAGAAAACTGTTAAAATAA
- a CDS encoding AbrB/MazE/SpoVT family DNA-binding domain-containing protein gives MVIDDRGRIVVPSRLRKELKLRRGDAFMVVGLRDDLIVLKKIDVEKMLRDIAEEVTKAGLEISAIEREIEEEANELAKQKIHD, from the coding sequence GTGGTCATAGATGATAGGGGAAGAATAGTAGTTCCTAGTAGGCTTAGGAAAGAACTCAAGCTTAGGAGAGGGGATGCATTCATGGTTGTAGGGCTTAGGGATGACCTTATTGTTTTGAAGAAGATAGATGTCGAGAAGATGCTTAGGGATATAGCTGAAGAAGTGACAAAAGCCGGACTGGAGATAAGTGCGATAGAGAGGGAGATAGAAGAGGAGGCCAACGAGCTTGCAAAACAAAAGATACATGATTGA